The genome window TCCTGTCGACCGGAGCCGATGCCATCGTGTCGTCGAACCCGGGCTGTCTGCTGCAGCTCGGCAGCGCGCTCGAGCGCGAGGGCCGGCCGTTGCGAACGATGCACCTGGTCGAAGTCATCGACGCGTCGATCCAGGGGCGTCAGGTTTCCGTGTAGCTACCCGGCCAAGCGTCTGCGCCGAACGTGCCGACTCCTGGAGGGTTGGTGGGCGGCAGGCGGAGGCCACAGCGCGACCGCAGCGGTCGCGTTCGGCGACGCTCTCCGGGCTACAGACCGCCGGGGCCACGGCCGGGGTTCAGCAGGCCGGCCGGATCGAACTGGCGCTTGATCGCCATCATCACCCGCATCCCGTCGCCGATCGCCCCCCAGGCATCGATGCGTTGCCGCAGCGCCGCGTCGCCCCTGCGGATTACCGCCGAACCGCGGCCGATCGGCAGTCGCTCGCGGAGAGCGGCGATCAGACCCGCCTGCGCTTCGAGGGGCCCGTCGAGGCGCAAGTCGACCACCCCGAGTCCGGCGCGCCCCCCCGCCGCCATCTCGATTCCATCCTTCGCCGCGCGGTCACGCAGCCAGACGAGCGTCGGGAACAGCTCCGCGGGCGCCGTGCTCAGCTTGACGAGGGTCCCGCCCGGCGACCAGTGCGCCGCGTGCCGGCCCCAGGCCGCCCGCTCCTCCTCCCCGCCGAGCACGGCAGCGGAACCGCGCTCGCCGACGATGGCGCAGGCCGCCTCCGCCTGCTGGGCGACGGAGGCCTCGACCGACTCGAAGCGCGCCAGCAGACGCGCCGGCGCCCAGGCGACCTCGATCGCCGTCGGCGTCAGCGACGAGGCGGCGAGATCGGCGGCGACAGGCGTCGCATCCTCCAGGGAATCGACCGTCACCTCCACGGTACGCGAGGCCGGCGGCGCGGGCGCGAGCTTGAAGGTCGCGGTGAGGATGACCCCCAGGCAACCGAAGGAGCCCGTCAGCAGGCGCGCGAGATCGTAGCCGGCGACGTTCTTGACGACGATGCCGCCGGCCTTCGCCGTTCGGCCGTCCATGCGGGCTATCGTCACGCCGATGATGGAGTCGCGCGGGGCGCCGTGGCCGTGGCGATGGGGACCGCTGTCGTTGGTGGCCACGATGCCGCCGATGGTCGCCCGCTCCGGCCACGGCGGATCCCAGGGAAGGCGCTGGCCGTGCGTTCCCAGCGCCGCATTGACCGACCCCAGGGGCGCTCCGGCCTCCACCGTCGCGGTCAGGTCGCCGTGCCGATGCTCCAGAACCCTCGAGAGCCTGGCAGTGGAGAGCGACAGGTCCACGGTCCCCCCGGGCGCCCCCCACTGCTGCTTGGTTCCACCCCCGGAGACCCGCACCGAGAGCCCTTCGGACGACGCCCAGGCGAGCGTCGCAGCCACGCCCTCGCCCGTCCCCAGCGCGGCCACCAGGCGCGGCTGTACGCCGTCGACAGCGTCGTCATCGCCCCCTGCGCGCACGGCGGCGCCTGGCCCCGCCCGCCCGGCAAGCCGAGCGAGCAGCGCGGCGGTCGTCGCACCCGGCATCAAACGCGCTCCGCCAGACCCGCTGCCTCGGCCGGATGCCTCCTGTACGGCCCGGGCACCTCGCCGCACAGTCGCGGCGTCGGAAACACCTTGCCCGGGTTGCAGATGTAGCCGGGATCGAAGGCGCACCGCACGAGCTGCATCGTGTCGAGGTCGCTCTCGCTGAACATCTTCGGCAGGTGCTCGGCCTTGTCGGCGCCCACGCCGTGCTCGCCGGTGATCGAACCGTCGGCGTCGAGGCAGTAGGTCAGGATCTCGGATGCGACCTCCTGCGCGAGATCGGCCTGCCCCGGAATCCGCTCGTCGTAGCAGACCAGGGGGTGGAGATTGCCGTCGCCGGCGTGGAACACGTTGCCGATCTTGAGACCGGATCGCTCCGACAGATCGCGGATGCGGCTGAGCACCTCAGGGAGCCGGGTGCGCGGGATGACGCCGTCCTGGACGTAGTAGCTCGGCGAGACCCGCCCCATCGCCGCGAAGGCGGCCTTGCGGCCCTGCCAGAAGCGCGCCCGCTGCTCGGCCGTGCGCGCGATCTGGATCTCGCTCGCGCGGGCCTCGTTGCAGACCTCCTCGACGCGGGTGAAGAGCGCCGACACGTCCGCCTCGGCGCCGTCGAGCTCGACGATCAGGATCGCCTCGGTCTTGGGGAAGTTCGGGTGGACCGCCGCCTCGGCCGCCTCGATCGTCACCCGGTCCATCATCTCCACCGCGGCGGGAATGATCCCGGCCCCGATGATGCCGGACACCGCGTTCCCCGCCGCCTCCGTGGAGTCGAACGCGGCCAGCAGCGTCTCGACCGCGGCCGGCTTGCGCAGCAGATTGAGGACGACCTTCGTGACCACGGCCAGCGTGCCCTCCGACCCGACCAGCACCCCGAGCAGGTCGAGCCCGGGAGCATCGAGGGCCGGACCGCCCAGGCGCACCAGCTCGCCGTCCGGCAGGACCGCTTCCACCCCGAGCACGTGGTGCACGGTGAAGCCGTACTTCAGGCAGTGCGCGCCGCCGGAGTTCTCGGCGAGGTTGCCGCCGATGGAGCAGATCACCTGGCTCGACGGATCGGGCGCGTAGTAATAGCCGGCGCCCGCCACCGCCTTGCTGACGTCGAGGTTCATCACGCCCGGCTCGACCGTGATGCGGCGGTTCGGAATGTCGACGTCCAGGATGCGGTTCATCCGCGTCATCACGATCAGCACGCCGTCGGGATGCGGCATCGCTCCGCCGGACAGGCCGGTCCCCTGACCGCGCGCCACGAACGGGACCTTGTGCTCGTGGCAGAGCCGTACGACGCGCTGCACCTGTTCGGCCGAGGTGGGCAGCACCGCTACGCCCGGCTTGGAGCGCAGCTTGACGAGGCCGTCGGTCTCGTAGGTGAGCAGCTCGGCGTCGTCGCGCACGATGCCGTCCGGCCCGACGATGCGCTCGAGCCCGGTGATGACGTGGCTTTCCATGTCGTTCGATCCCTTCCGCGCGCCGGGTTCCGGCCCGCTGCAACTCGTCGGGTCCGCCGGCGCCGGCCGGTGAGGCGGCGCCTGCCGTCCGTTCGGCGTCCCTTCCGTTACGGCCGCGAGTACTGGTCGATCACGCGCGAGATCGCGCGCTGGCAGACCCGGCAGAAACCGACCGGGTTGCGCGTGAACATGATGCAGTCGATCTCGGACCGGTAGAGCCCCGTCGGTTCGTACGAGGCGCCTTCGAACGCGCCGACCTTCCCGGCGTGCGGCATCGCGGACAGCGCGGCCGTCTCCCGCTCCATCTGCTCGGTGAAGAGGCGGTCCATCTCGCTCTCGGGGGCGCCGGTTTCGCGCAGGTCGCGGCGCACGCGCTGGGCCGCCGTGCTCCCCGCCTCGAAGGCCTCCTTGTCCCACGGTGTCGGCAACGGCGTGTCCGCGTCGACGAGGTCGCCCCACTTGAGATTGTCGGGGTCGTGCAACGCGGTGACGTTCGGCTCCCACGGCTCCGGGTGATAGGCGGCGCCGGTTTCGTAGGCCACGTCCGACGTGTAGTACTCGTCCGCCAGCCCGGCGAAGTGATGGCCGAACTCGTGGATGAAGACGTACTCCGCGAAACCGGTGTCGGCCGCCACAGTGGCCTGGAAGTTGAATATCCCGCCTCCGCCGTACTGCTCCTCGTTCACGAGGATCTCGATGAACTCGTACGGCGCGGCGGACGCGGCGTCCCGTAGCGCCCGATTGTCGTAGGTCAGCAGATAGCGTTCCGAGTCGAAGATGTTGTACTCGACCGAGAGCGGTGTGCGCCGGAATTGGCCGGCGCGCGGACGGCTGACCCCCGACTCCGCCGACGGAAGATCGATCCCCCACACGTTGAAGTCGTTCTTCCGGCTCAGGAACGGCTCCTCCTCGAAGAGCGCGTCGGTCAGCCGGGTCGCGCCCGACCGGAACTTGTCGAGCTCGTCCTCCGTGTATCCGTCGCCCAGGATCAGCAGATCGACCTTCTCCTGCGGAGGTCCGCTCGTGAACAGCGGCCAGACCTCGCCGGCCGGCGCGCGGGCGGTCGGATTGACGAAGCGCGAGCCCGGATCCACGACGGTCGACCAGATCTCGTGAAAGCTGTTCTCGGCGTCGCGCACCTTCAGCACCACCTGCACCGGCCGCCGCGGCCAGGGGAACCGCAGCGACTCGTGGAACGTGCGATGGATCTCCCGCGATTCCGGCGTCGTTTCCCACTCGCCGTAGATCGAGGCGAAGCCGCGCGAATAGATCACCCGGTTCGTCCGGCGGTCGATCACCTCGAACAGGTACTTGCCGAGATTGAGATCGTCGACCAGCCGGGTGCGGCTGCCCGCCCACGGCCCATCCGAAACCACCCGGTCGAGCGCGAAGATCTCCGTGCCGCGCCCGCCCGAGTGGAAGTAATCCACGCGCATCGTCCTGTCGATGAAGTGCGTGTCGAAGCCTGCGGCGCCGGACGCGGCCTGGCCGACCGCTTCTCGGCGTCCGGGCGCACCGCTCCCGGATGCCAATCCGATAGCCGCCGCGCAGGCGGCCAGCGCGACCGCCGCCGACGCCTTGAACCACGGCCGCCGCCCTTGCTTGACGTGCATGCCGCACATTCTACCGCCGTTGACACGTACCCACCGCGGGTGTAGAACGGGTATCGACACCGGCCGCAGCAGCCCGTTCGCCACCATACTCAGAGAGCACATGCGCGACCACCGGACGTCACGCGCGCTCTTCGTTCTCGTCTACCTGCTCTCCGGCGCGGCGGCTCTCATCTACGAGGTGGTCTGGGCCCGGCTGCTGACGCTGCACATGGGCAGCACGGTGACCGCCGTGGGCACCGTCCTCGCCGCCTTCATGGGCGGGATGGCCGGTGGCGCGATGCTCGCCGGACGCGTGACCCCCGGGCTCGACCGACGACAGGCGCTGCGGCTCTATGCGGCGCTCGAGGCGGCGATAGCCGCGGGCGCGGTGCTCGTGCCGCTCGCCTTCGCCGCTTTCCGGCCTCTCCTGGCTCTCGCGTACGCGGACGGCGGCAGCGTGTGGTTCGGGCCGATCCGGGTTCTCACGAGCCTGACGGTACTCGCCGCTCCGGCGGCGGCGATGGGAGCCACGCTGCCGTTCGCGGTCCGTTGGTTCGTCGGTCCCACGGCGAACCGGGGCAGAGAAACGGGGGCGCTCTACGCGGCCAACACGCTGGGTGCGGCGCTGGGAGCGGCGGGCGCCGGGTTCGTGCTTCTCCCGTGGCTCGGCCTGACCGGTGCGGCCCTCTTCGCGGTGATCCTGAACGCCGCCTCCGCGGCCGGGGCGCTGGGGTTGGCGGCGTTCGGGAGCGACGCGGCCATCCCTGCCGGAGCCGCCATGACCGCGCCCCGGCAACGGCAGAAGCCGCCTCACCGGACTCGCGGCCGGCGTGCAGCCGCCGCTGCCGCCAACGGCGAGGGCGAAGCAGCAGACGGGCCCGTCGCGGTCGCCCCCGGCCGCGCCTGGCGCGTTCCCGCGGCGCTGGCGCTCTCCGGTTTCGTCGCCCTCACGTACGAGGTCGCCTGGACGCGCGTCCTCGCGCTCATCCTGGGTCCGACCACCTACGCGTTCAGCGCCATGCTCGCGACGTTCATCGGAGGGCTCGCCGCGGGCTCGGCAATCGGCGCGTGGCTGGCGCGGTGGCGGGGACAGCAGGTCTTCTTCCTCGGCTTGACGCTGATCCTCGGCGCCCTGGGCGGCTTCGGCGCACTGCGCTTCATCGGACCGGCGACGCTCGCCATGGCGCGCGCCGTCGATCAGCCCGACGTGGCATTCGCGGCGGTGCTGGCACTCCAGGTGACGTTGGCGGCAGGACTGCTGCTCCCGATGACCCTCGCGCTGGGAGCGGCCTTCCCGTTGGCGGTCGGCGCCACCGCGCAACGGCCCGACGCGCTGTCGAGCCAGGTCGCCGTCGTCTACACGGCCAACACCTGCGGCGCGATCGCCGGCGCGCTGCTGGCGAGCTTCGCGCTCGTGCCCCTCCTCGGTCTCCAGCAGACGGTGCTCCTGGCCGGCGCCCTCTCCGTCGCCGGCGGGTGCCTGCTGCTGCTGGCCGCCCGGGTGACCGGCATCCCGCGGGTGGCCGCCGCCGCCGCCGCGCTGGCCGCGGTCGGCGTCGGGTGGACCGCGCCCGACTGGAATCCCAAGCTGATCTCGGGTGGGGCCTACAAGTACGCGCCCTTCCTTGAAGTGCCCGACCTGCAGACCGGCCTCGAGGAGGGCGACGTTCTCTTCTACGCGGAGGGCGCCGCGGGAACCGTATCGGTCCGGAGGTCCGCCGGCAGGGTGGCGCTGGCGATAGACGGCAAGGTCGACGCCTCGAACGGGGCCGACATGCTGACCCAGAGCCTGCTGGCGCACCTGCCGCTACTGTTGCATCCCGACCCGACCGACGTCGCCATCATCGGGTTGGGCAGCGGCGTCACGCTCGGCGCCGCGCTGCGGCATCCTATCGAGCACGCGGACGTGCTCGAGATCTCGGCCGAGGTGGTCGAGGCATCGGCGTTCTTCCGGACCGAGAACCACGGGGCTCTCGATGACCCGCGGACCCGGCTGATTCTCGGGGACGGCCGCTCCCACATGCTGCTCTCGTCGCGAAGCTACGACGTCATCGTCTCCGAACCGTCGAATCCGTGGATGGCCGGCGTATCGACCCTGTTCACGAGGGAGTTCTTCCAGGCGGCCCGCGATCGCCTGCGTCCCGGGGGCATTCTGTGCCAATGGGCGCACACCTACGACATGAGCGATGCCGACCTGCGCTCCATCGTCGCCACCTTCCTGGCCGTTTTTCCGGATGGCGCGATGTGGCACGTAGGCCAGGGTGACCTGCTGTTGATCGGTAGTCTCGACCCGATCGATCCCCGGCTGCAGGCCGTCGCCGAGAACTGGCAGCGGCCCGGCGTGGCGACGGACCTGGCCGCCGTCGGGATCCAGAATCCGTTCAGCGTGCTGTCGCTCTACGTCGGCGGCGGGGACGTGCTGCAGCAGTACAGCGGAGGAGCGCGAATCCAGACCGACGACCGCAACGCCCTGGAGTTCTCGGCCCCGCGAAGCATCCTCGGCGGCAACCGCATCCCCCAACCCGACCTGGACGAACTGCGCTCCCTCGCCGCTCGCCATCCGGCGCCGCCGGCGATCCGGACGGCGCTGGCATCCGCCACGGCCGACCAGTGGCTCGATCGCGGCCGGATGCAATTGCGGGCGGCCGCTTTCGACGTGGCGTACGAGGACCTGTCGAGGGCCGCCGACATGAACCCGGCGAACCCCGCCATCCTGCAGGAACTCGCCCGCGCGGCCGGCGGGAGTCAGCGGCAACAGGAGGCCATCACCCT of Acidobacteriota bacterium contains these proteins:
- a CDS encoding peptidase M64, with amino-acid sequence MHVKQGRRPWFKASAAVALAACAAAIGLASGSGAPGRREAVGQAASGAAGFDTHFIDRTMRVDYFHSGGRGTEIFALDRVVSDGPWAGSRTRLVDDLNLGKYLFEVIDRRTNRVIYSRGFASIYGEWETTPESREIHRTFHESLRFPWPRRPVQVVLKVRDAENSFHEIWSTVVDPGSRFVNPTARAPAGEVWPLFTSGPPQEKVDLLILGDGYTEDELDKFRSGATRLTDALFEEEPFLSRKNDFNVWGIDLPSAESGVSRPRAGQFRRTPLSVEYNIFDSERYLLTYDNRALRDAASAAPYEFIEILVNEEQYGGGGIFNFQATVAADTGFAEYVFIHEFGHHFAGLADEYYTSDVAYETGAAYHPEPWEPNVTALHDPDNLKWGDLVDADTPLPTPWDKEAFEAGSTAAQRVRRDLRETGAPESEMDRLFTEQMERETAALSAMPHAGKVGAFEGASYEPTGLYRSEIDCIMFTRNPVGFCRVCQRAISRVIDQYSRP
- a CDS encoding FAD-binding protein, with the protein product MESHVITGLERIVGPDGIVRDDAELLTYETDGLVKLRSKPGVAVLPTSAEQVQRVVRLCHEHKVPFVARGQGTGLSGGAMPHPDGVLIVMTRMNRILDVDIPNRRITVEPGVMNLDVSKAVAGAGYYYAPDPSSQVICSIGGNLAENSGGAHCLKYGFTVHHVLGVEAVLPDGELVRLGGPALDAPGLDLLGVLVGSEGTLAVVTKVVLNLLRKPAAVETLLAAFDSTEAAGNAVSGIIGAGIIPAAVEMMDRVTIEAAEAAVHPNFPKTEAILIVELDGAEADVSALFTRVEEVCNEARASEIQIARTAEQRARFWQGRKAAFAAMGRVSPSYYVQDGVIPRTRLPEVLSRIRDLSERSGLKIGNVFHAGDGNLHPLVCYDERIPGQADLAQEVASEILTYCLDADGSITGEHGVGADKAEHLPKMFSESDLDTMQLVRCAFDPGYICNPGKVFPTPRLCGEVPGPYRRHPAEAAGLAERV
- a CDS encoding tetratricopeptide repeat protein, translated to MKCVSKPAAPDAAWPTASRRPGAPLPDANPIAAAQAASATAADALNHGRRPCLTCMPHILPPLTRTHRGCRTGIDTGRSSPFATILREHMRDHRTSRALFVLVYLLSGAAALIYEVVWARLLTLHMGSTVTAVGTVLAAFMGGMAGGAMLAGRVTPGLDRRQALRLYAALEAAIAAGAVLVPLAFAAFRPLLALAYADGGSVWFGPIRVLTSLTVLAAPAAAMGATLPFAVRWFVGPTANRGRETGALYAANTLGAALGAAGAGFVLLPWLGLTGAALFAVILNAASAAGALGLAAFGSDAAIPAGAAMTAPRQRQKPPHRTRGRRAAAAAANGEGEAADGPVAVAPGRAWRVPAALALSGFVALTYEVAWTRVLALILGPTTYAFSAMLATFIGGLAAGSAIGAWLARWRGQQVFFLGLTLILGALGGFGALRFIGPATLAMARAVDQPDVAFAAVLALQVTLAAGLLLPMTLALGAAFPLAVGATAQRPDALSSQVAVVYTANTCGAIAGALLASFALVPLLGLQQTVLLAGALSVAGGCLLLLAARVTGIPRVAAAAAALAAVGVGWTAPDWNPKLISGGAYKYAPFLEVPDLQTGLEEGDVLFYAEGAAGTVSVRRSAGRVALAIDGKVDASNGADMLTQSLLAHLPLLLHPDPTDVAIIGLGSGVTLGAALRHPIEHADVLEISAEVVEASAFFRTENHGALDDPRTRLILGDGRSHMLLSSRSYDVIVSEPSNPWMAGVSTLFTREFFQAARDRLRPGGILCQWAHTYDMSDADLRSIVATFLAVFPDGAMWHVGQGDLLLIGSLDPIDPRLQAVAENWQRPGVATDLAAVGIQNPFSVLSLYVGGGDVLQQYSGGARIQTDDRNALEFSAPRSILGGNRIPQPDLDELRSLAARHPAPPAIRTALASATADQWLDRGRMQLRAAAFDVAYEDLSRAADMNPANPAILQELARAAGGSQRQQEAITLLDRLSSTIPAEPMLHIARSRLLASLGAIDAAVSAAERAVTVDPASIPAREQLASLLTDAGDAARLAPIVASMARDAPQHADTRYYAAALPFLRQDFETAVLLGEQAIAADPTDARAQNLLGAALASLGRFDAARTAFQEAERAAPQDARTQVNLGLLDLRSGSAQDAVQHFAAALALNPNSPGALTGLADALERQGQLDRARRLRARAR
- a CDS encoding FAD-binding oxidoreductase, with the translated sequence MPGATTAALLARLAGRAGPGAAVRAGGDDDAVDGVQPRLVAALGTGEGVAATLAWASSEGLSVRVSGGGTKQQWGAPGGTVDLSLSTARLSRVLEHRHGDLTATVEAGAPLGSVNAALGTHGQRLPWDPPWPERATIGGIVATNDSGPHRHGHGAPRDSIIGVTIARMDGRTAKAGGIVVKNVAGYDLARLLTGSFGCLGVILTATFKLAPAPPASRTVEVTVDSLEDATPVAADLAASSLTPTAIEVAWAPARLLARFESVEASVAQQAEAACAIVGERGSAAVLGGEEERAAWGRHAAHWSPGGTLVKLSTAPAELFPTLVWLRDRAAKDGIEMAAGGRAGLGVVDLRLDGPLEAQAGLIAALRERLPIGRGSAVIRRGDAALRQRIDAWGAIGDGMRVMMAIKRQFDPAGLLNPGRGPGGL